A genome region from Panicum virgatum strain AP13 chromosome 4K, P.virgatum_v5, whole genome shotgun sequence includes the following:
- the LOC120705078 gene encoding wall-associated receptor kinase 2-like: protein MEKIGSRGGATAFAAQVISSLLLLLTPFGAAAATGMAGRNCTRSCGGIDIPYPFGVEPGCYHAAGFNLTCSHQENPPKLFLGDGTATAVQVLEISVPGGRVRVNGRRVHLDFDGGNATVNGTWGGLPRGGPYILSESAANRLVVVGCGVQVDLRAAGDDRDVLVSSCTAVCPYVPLRQSGGGTLGSMVIGPFGNCTGIGCCDTSIALGYSAYNLHGSQHGDQLYYKLSTSAYITDGVFNYSRDMINGDNVPEALPATLDWIISSSTCPTNASAPECRSDNSVCRNTTAGADFQQPFNGYVCSCSDGYQGNPYILGGCQDIDECRTSEIPCYGDCKNTVGSYICTCPSGYTGNASIPNGCKDIDECKNQEAYSCYGICQNSPGSFHCQCPDGTYGNTSTKGGCVTIKNSFTGLSIGLGVGGGTSILLLALGGPYIMRKVKLQKVKKMKQNNFKKNHGLLLQQLISLNTDIGERMIITLRDIEKATNNFDSARVIGGGGHGVVFKGILDLHVVAIKKSKIVVQREISEFINEVAVLSQVNHRNVVKLLGCCLETEVPLLVYEFISNGTLCHHLHVEGPISLSWYHRMRIATEVAKALSYLHSSASMPIFHRDVKSSNILLDDALTAKVSDFGASRYIPTDRTGVTTAVQGTMGYLDPMYYYTGRLTDKSDVFSFGVLLIELLTRKKPYVYRSVDDDGLVSHFVSLFTQGKLVDIIDPQVMEEEDGEIQEIATLAATCTKLKGEDRPTMREVEMALESLLVKKRQVPYKGTPTRNEEDETIAHYMSTNDQASRQYTMEEEMLLSASYPR, encoded by the exons ATGGAAAAGATTGGGAGTAGAGGAGGAGCTACGGCGTTCGCTGCTCAAGTAATttcctcgctgctgctgctgctaacgCCATTCGGCGCCGCGGCAGCCACCGGCATGGCCGGGAGAAACTGCACCAGAAGCTGCGGCGGCATCGACATCCCCTACCCGTTCGGCGTGGAGCCCGGCTGCTACCACGCCGCCGGCTTCAACCTGACCTGCAGCCACCAGGAGAACCCTCCCAAGCTGTTCCTCGGGGacggcaccgccaccgccgtgcaGGTGCTCGAGATCTCCGTCCCCGGCGGCAGGGTGCGCGTCAACGGGAGGCGCGTGCATCTCGACTTCGACGGCGGGAACGCCACCGTGAACGGGACATGGGGCGGCCTCCCACGCGGCGGGCCGTACATCCTGTCCGAGTCGGCGGCGAACAGGCTCGTGGTCGTCGGCTGCGGCGTCCAGGTCGACCTCCGGGCCGCCGGAGACGACCGCGACGTTCTGGTCAGTTCTTGCACCGCCGTTTGCCCGTACGTCCCCTTGCGACAATCTGGTGGTGGCACCTTGGGCAGCATGGTCATAGGCCCTTTCGGGAACTGCACTGGCATCGGCTGCTGCGACACCAGCATCGCTCTGGGCTACTCTGCGTACAACCTTCACGGATCGCAGCATGGCGACCAACTGTATTACAAGCTGTCCACCTCTGCCTACATAACTGACGGTGTTTTCAACTATAGCCGGGACATGATCAATGGGGATAATGTCCCTGAGGCGCTCCCGGCAACGCTGGATTGGATAATCAGCAGCTCGACATGTCCGACGAACGCATCTGCTCCTGAATGCCGCAGCGACAACAGCGTCTGCCGAAACACCACTGCTGGTGCCGATTTCCAGCAGCCGTTCAATGGTTATGTGTGCTCCTGCTCTGACGGGTATCAGGGCAATCCGTACATCCTCGGTGGCTGCCAGG ATATCGATGAGTGCAGAACATCAGAAATCCCATGCTATGGCGACTGCAAGAATACTGTAGGAAGCtatatttgcacatgtccaaGTGGATATACAGGGAATGCTTCCATCCCCAATGGATGCAAAG ACATTGATGAGTGCAAAAACCAAGAAGCATACTCATGCTATGGGATATGCCAAAATTCACCTGGAAGTTTTCATTGCCAATGTCCTGATGGAACATATGGAAATACTTCCACAAAAGGAGGATGTGTTACTATCAAGAATTCCTTCACAG GTTTAAGCATTGGGCTCGGAGTTGGTGGTGGAACAAGTATTTTGCTTCTAGCCCTTGGTGGGCCCTACATAATGCGCAAAGTCAAGCTGCAAAAGGTGAAGAAGATGAAACAAAACAATTTCAAGAAAAATCATGGGCTACTATTGCAGCAATTAATATCACTCAATACAGATATTGGTGAAAGGATGATAATTACCTTAAGGGACATAGAGAAGGCGACAAATAATTTTGACAGTGCTCGTGTAATTGGTGGCGGAGGGCATGGTGTCGTGTTTAAAGGAATTCTAGATCTTCATGTTGTGGCGATCAAGAAATCCAAGATAGTAGTTCAAAGAGAAATCAGTGAATTCATAAATGAAGTTGCAGTTCTTTCTCAAGTGAACCATAGAAACGTGGTGAAGCTCTTAGGATGTTGCCTTGAGACAGAAGTCCCATTGCTAGTTTACGAgttcatttcaaatggaactcTTTGCCATCATCTTCATGTTGAAGGCCCGATATCGCTATCATGGTATCACCGAATGAGGATAGCAACCGAGGTTGCCAAAGCACTATCCTACCTACACTCATCTGCTTCGATGCCAATATTTCATAGAGATGTTAAGTCCTCCAACATACTTCTTGATGATGCCTTAACTGCAAAGGTATCAGACTTTGGAGCTTCCAGATATATCCCAACTGATCGGACAGGAGTGACTACAGCGGTTCAAGGAACGATGGGCTACTTGGATCCAATGTACTATTACACAGGCCGACTAACGGACAAGAGTGATGTTTTCAGTTTTGGTGTCCTTCTTATAGAATTGCTTACTCGAAAGAAACCATATGTGTACAGGTCTGTCGATGATGATGGTCTTGTTTCACATTTTGTTTCATTGTTCACACAAGGTAAACTGGTTGACATAATAGATCCCCAAGTCATGGAAGAGGAAGATGGAGAAATCCAAGAAATAGCCACACTAGCAGCAACGTGTACAAAATTGAAGGGAGAAGATAGGCCTACAATGAGGGAAGTGGAGATGGCCCTTGAAAGCTTGCTAGTTAAGAAGAGACAAGTTCCATATAAAGGAACACCAACGAGAAACGAAGAGGACGAAACTATCGCTCATTACATGTCAACTAACGACCAAGCTAGCAGGCAATACACCATGGAAGAGGAAATGCTATTATCAGCAAGCTATCCCCGGTGA